GAGGATTCTGCTGGTCATTCCGCTATCAATGAACCATTTTCCCACTATTTTCCCTTTAACATCTACTTTTGAATTTCTTAGTTCTTCGTATTCTTCTGATGTAAGTCCCAAGATTTTAACTGCTAAGGTTGGGTCAAAATGTGTTGTAGCCCAAGCAACACTTTCTGCGTTTTCTCCTGGCAGGTGATAGGTAATAAAATATTTTTCATAACCTGGATGTTGTGATTTAATATCATTTGCTATTTTTTCTAACTGAGTCTTATCTACTCTATAAGGCAATCGTACTCCAAAAGATGCTTTTATATTCATAAAAAAATCTGTAGATATTATTTCTATTTTTACGTTATTTTCTGTATTTTTATTAAGTTTTTTATTTTCAATATTGTTTAAGTTATTATTTGATAAACTATTGGTATTTTTATTTTTATCAGAAAGGAGGGCAATCGAAAATAGTAAACCCAAACCACCAGAAATGAATATTTTTCCCGCTAAGTTAAATGATTTACCCATCCATAAAGGTATAAGCCCAAGCGGAAAACAAAAAAATGAAAGCAAGAGTGTAAAACGCTTCTTATCGTACCATCTACGATTAGAGCTTGAGTGGAAGTTAGATGTAGTAGACATTGTTATCTAGAGTTTGATGATAAAGTATTAAATTTTTAAAAAGACTAAGACATTGCGCTGTTTTTACAACACTGCAAATATAGGAAAAATTTAGAATAAGCAAAAAAAATCTGCTTTGCTATATTAAATTATAGATTTTTGTGTTACTACAATTCACCAAAAAGTCACCTTATAAGGTTATTGTGTAATGCTTATAATTTTACTCGTTCTGGTGGTGTTCTGATATGTTTTACAGTAGATTTGAGGTGGGCAAGCCGCTTTTTTATAGAGGTGTAACGGTCTGAAAATAAGCATTTTTTGAAGGCAGTATCGCATTTTTTCATTAAAAAATGGCGCAACCTTCGAAGGTATGAAGTTTTTTTTCTATTTTAGCCCTATCAAAATACCCTCTTAACATTTGCAAAATGACGAGCGCAGAGAAAAAAGCATTTTTATTACTCAAATGTGTAATTTTTCACTATCACGGTTTAGACGAAGATGAGCAGCGCATCTTAGACCAAACTGCCCAAGCCCTGCAAGCCCAAGCCGAACTTGAATGGGCAAACCAGTTTGTCGCCGAAGATTATTACAATGCCTTTGAAAGGGCGAGGAGCTATTTAGCAGATGCCGTTTCCGACTTAGACAAGTCCAAAAGATTAGACTACCTACTCAAAGTATGGAACGCGAATCTTCAAAAAGGATACATCTCTGAAATGGAGGCGATGGCTTTGCTCAAACTTGCCAAAGATTGGGGCGTAGAAGACGGACTTATCGAGTCTATTAAAAAGATAAAAAAATAGTCTTTATTTTGCTATGAAAAAAAAAATAGTTCGCCTTTTTTCTGCCTTACTTCTTTTTTCCTTCGCCTTCGAGCTACTCAAAGCACAGGACTATGACTTTTCGCAAAGCTCTGAAATTTTGGGAAAAGACAACCCCCAAAGAAGTGCCTACGACGTACTTTTTTACGATTTAAACCTGCGCATTTTGCCCACCGAGCGCAAAATCAGAGGTTCGAACCTTATCCGCTATCGCTTGCTTGCGCAAGTGGATAGCCTGCAAATAGACCTTTCCCCTTTGCTCGAAATAGATAGCATTTTGAATCAAAAAGGAGAAAAAATTGCCTTTACACGCTACCAAACAGCCGTAAAAATCCCCCTTTCTCACACAACAATCGGGCAACAAAGTTGGGTGCAGGTTTTTTATCAAGGTAGCCCCCTTGTTGCACAAAATCCGCCTTGGCAGGGAGGTTTTTCTTGGGAAAAAGACGCAAACGGAAACGATTGGATTGGCGTGAGCTGTCAGGGAATAGGGGCGCAAACGTGGTTTCCTTGCAAAGAAGTGCTGACGGATAAGCCCGATAGTGTGCGCCTGACTTTTGAAGTGCCTACCCCTCTTTTTTGTGTGGCAAATGGAAACTTGCAAGCCCAAACTGAGCTATCGGACGGCTTTACGCGCTATCAATGGGCGACAAGCTACCCCATCAATACCTACAATATTACGTTGAACGTAGGAAATTATGCTCATTTTTCAGATTACTTTAAAAATCAAAGTGGCGAAAAATTAGATTTAGACTATTACGTACTTGCCTATCAAGAGAAAATAGCCAAACCGCATTTTAAGCAGGTCAAGGAGATGCTTGCCATTTATGAAAAACTTTTAGGCGCGTATCCCTTTCCAAAAGATGGTTTTGCTTTGGTAGAAACGCCCTATTTGGGTATGGAGCATCAATCGGCGATTGCTTATGGCAATGGTTATCAAAATAATAGATACGATTTTGATTATATTATCATACACGAAAGCGGACATGAATATTTTGGCAATAGTCTGACCGCTACCGACATCGGCGAAATGTGGATTCATGAAGCCTTTACTACCTATTTAGAAGCCCTTTTTGTAGAGGAAAAAAGCGGCTATGCACAGGCTTTGCGCTATTTGGCGGGGCAGCGTGTTTTCATAAAAAATGACGCGCCTATTGTTGCACCTTTGGGATTGCGATATTTTAGCATTGCATCTACCGACATGTATTACAAGGGGAGTTGGTTTTTGCATACCCTTCGGCACGTGGTAGATGATACGCCACTTTGGAAGCAAACCCTACGCGATTTTTATCAGACCTATAAACACCGTCAGGTAAGTACTGCGGAAGTAATTGATTTTTTTGTGCAAAAGTTGGAAAAAAAGATAGCAGAAAAACAAAAAAGGGCGAATGTAAAAGCTATTTTTGAGCAATACCTCTACTATGCCAAGCCGCCCATTTTTCAGTATTGTATAGAAAAAGTAGCCCAAAAAGCGGACAGCATTTCCTACCGTTTGCACTACCGTTGGCAGACCGACGTGCCTAATTTTGAGATGCCGCTTCCTGTGCTTATGGCAGACCAAAAGCCACTGTTTCTCGATTCGGTTACAAATTTGTGGCAGCATTATGATTTTAGTTATGATTTAAAACAGGCGACTTCTTTGGCAAAAAGAAACGGACAGCCCGATTTTTTTCCCGAAATTGCTTTTTTTGAAGATAAATTTTATATCTTGACCCAAATGACACCACTTCAAGGGGCAGAGGGCGAAAAAGAAGCGAAAGCGGTTTCGGAAAAAAGCCGCGATTTGCCTGCTATTGTTCCTGAATTAGATTTTTCACCCAAAACAGACACGACCATGAGTACAACCATCAGAGGAAAAGTAACTTTCCAAGACTTAGAAGGCGGCTTCTGGGGTATTATTTCCCATGAGGGGAAATCCTACAAACCCGACCAAATGCCTGCCGAATTACAAAAACAAGGCTTGGAGGTAGAAGTAGAAGCCGAAGAAATTAAAGGCTTTTCTATTTTTATGTGGGGGACGAATATCCGCATCATTTCCTACAAAATACGCTAAGGCGGCAAGCCATCTTTTAGTATGGTAGGAAAAAACAGCCTCAAAATAGCACAGAAACGACAAAAGGTGATAAAAATCATACTCGAACCCTGACAATGGTCATAAAATAGTAGCTTTATATCGCCTACCTTTGTCGTATCAAGAGCCGCAAATAAGTTGTGGCAAATGGATATGAACTCAGGCACGATACAATGTTTTCTTTCCTATAATAGAAGGAGCGAAAGTTTGGATTTGCCTACTTTCTACCCTCTATCTCTTTTATTATTTTTGCTCAATTCTTTCTTGCTCAAACCCCAAATTTTCTTTTTTTTATGGAAATCAAAAAAATCTTAGTTCCTACCGATTTTTCAGAACAGGCAGATTCAGCGTTGGCGGCTGCCGTTGCGATTGCAAAAAAAGAAGGTGCTGAAATTACGCTCTTACACGTAATCGACGTTCCCGAAGCCGAATACGCACAAGGCGGCTCTAATATCGATGTCTTTGGTAGTGCAGGTGGTGGCGAAGAGGAAATTGGCGTAGTACCGCAGATGGTACAAATTATGAAGTATGTCCGCGAAAAAATGCAGGGCTACAAAGACCAATATGCAGATGCCAAAATTACCGAAAAGGTAGTCTTCGACCGCGTGCATCGCCATGTCTATAAGTTTATCGAGCAAAACCAGACCGATTTGGTAGTGATGGGTTCGGTAGGCGCGTCAGGCTTAGATGAGGTAGTGGTAGGCTCGAACACACAGCGCGTTGTGCGCCATGCCCAAGCTCCCGTTTTTGTTGTGAAGGGCAATGTAGAAACGCTCAATATCAAAAATATCGTATTGGCTTCTGATTTTAGCGATGATGCTGCCAAAGGGATAGATTTGCTCAAAAAGTTTCAGTCTGTTTTTGGTGCAACCTTGCACTTGGTTAGTGTCATTACGCCCAACTCTTTCGAGCCTACGCCCACAACCAAAATGCGCATGGAAAACTTTGCCAAAAAGCACGGACTTTCCAACTATACCGTCAATTCGTTCAATTTTTACACCGAAGAAGAAGGCATTATGTCTTTTGCCAGCGACGTGCAGGCGGATTTAGTAGGCTTAGGCACACATGGCAGAACGGGCTTCTCGCGCTTCTTGATGGGTAGTATTGCCGAAAATGTGATGAATCATTCAGCCGTTTCGGTACTTACCTTCAAATTGAAATAGTCCTTTTTCGCTTTTACTGCCAAAACCCTAAGCGTTCCTATCAAATGCTTAGGGTTTTTTCGTTAAAAAAAATTGCCTTCGTTTTGTATTTCAAAAAAAATGACTACTTTGCAGCCTTGTTTGGCGGCACAAACGTTTTGGAAGCCCTAAAAGTTCCCCTCAATCGCACCTTTACGATTGTCAAAACGCTGTAATACAAGCCCCAACGCACACACACTAACAAGTTTTTCACACAAATTAAAAATAGAGAGCCTAAAAATATGGCACAAGCGAAATCAAACATCGGACATCCCCCAGGGTTATACCTGCTTTTCTTTACCGAAATGTGGGAGCGTTTTAGCTACTATGGCATGCGTGCTTTGCTCACCCTTTATCTGACCAAAACCGCTATGGAAGGCGGCTTAGGTATAGAAAAAGAAAATGCGACACTCATTTACGGCTATTTCACAGGCTTCGTTTATCTAACCCCTATTATTGGCGGCTGGCTCGCTGATAAATATTTAGGACAACGCCCTGCTATCCTTATCGGCGGTGTTTTGATGATGTTTGGACAATTTAGCTTGGCTGCTACGCCTTCTTTGGGTGAGTGGGCTACTTGGCTCGGTTTACTGCTTATTATTATCGGAAATGGCTTCTTCAAACCCAATATTTCTACCTTAGTAGGGGGCTTGTACGAACAAGGCGACCCGCGCCGCGACGGTGCTTTCACCATTTTTTACATGGGTATCAATTTGGGAGCTTTGCTTGCGCCACTTATTTGTGGTTATTTTGCCGAAGACCTCTTTGCCGTTAAAGACGTAGATGCCAACGGCAATAGCACGATTGTAAAATACGCCTTTGAGTATGGATTTTTAGCCGCAGGTATTGGCATGTTGTTGGGTCAGATTTTGTTCAATATTTTAGCTCCTAAATACTTAGGCGATTTAGGCAAATACCCCGTAGAAACGAACAAAGGTTCGGGCAAATCTGACGAAAAAGATAGCGTGGTGCTTTCTAAAGAAGAAAAAGATAGAGTAGCGGTTATTCTTACCCTGACTACTTTTACGATTTTCTTTTGGGCAGGATTCGAGCAGGCTGGTAGCTCACTGACCCTTTACACCGATTCTTATATAGACCGTACTGTCTTCGGTTGGACAATTCCGACGGCTTGGTTTCAGTCTGTCAATCCGCTCTTTATCGTGCTTTTGGGGATTCCGATTGCCTCTTTTTGGTCGTATTTGGCAGCTAAAAAGAAAGACCTTTCTATTCCTGTCAAAATGGCGTTGGGCATGGTGCTTTTGGGCATCGGCTTTTTCTTTATGGTGGGCGCAGTTTTGGAGCGTGGCGGCGACGGCACAGACCCTTCACAAAAAGCAGCTCTTATTTGGCTAATTGCGACTTATTTCTTCCACACCGTAGGCGAACTTTGCCTTTCCCCGATAGGGCTTTCTATGGTTACGCGCCTTGCGCCGCTCAAATATGCCTCTATGCTTATGGGCGTTTGGTTCTTAGCTCCTTTTATTGCCCAAATTGCTGGGGGATATATTGCGAGTTATGTAGAAAAATTAGGTGCTTTTCAAATCTTTATCGCCATTGCGTTGTTCTCTATTTTAGCAGGTCTGATACTGTTTGCCATTTCGCGCAAGCTCGTAGAAATGATGCATGGCAGAGGATAGCGTAAGGCAGTCCAAAAAAGTTGCGTTCTCAAAAAAGTGTGCGAAGGGCTTAGGTTCTTCGCCTTTTTTTGTTTGGTTTGATTTTGATGTATTTCAATTTGATATAATAAAAAATGAAAAAGTTTGACCTTTCTGCGCTTATTCGCCCTCACCTACTTGCCCTTGCGCCTTATAGTTCAGCGCGTCAGGATTTCAAGGGCGTGGCAAATGTCTTTTTAGATGCCAACGAAAACCCTTATTCATTGCCTTTTGAGTTGGGTATTGATGAAGGTTACAATCGCTACCCCGACCCTTTGCAGGTAGCACTGAAAAAGAAAATTGGCAAGCTCAAAGGCATTGCACCCGAACATATCTTTTTAGGAAATGGCAGCGACGAACCGATAGATTTGCTTTTGCGCCTTTTCTGTCAGCCGCAAAAAGATGAAATCATCATCACGCCGCCCACCTATGGCATGTATGCCGTCAGTGCAGCCATTCAGGAGGTAGGTATTAAGAAAGCATACCTAAAACCCGATTTTTCGCTTGATGTTGCCGAGATTTTCAGACAGGTTTCGCCACAGACTAAGCTCATTTTCCTCTGTTCGCCCAATAATCCCACAGGAAACCTTTTGGCAAAAGAGGATATTTTGCAGGTCTTGGAAAATTTTGAAGGTATTGTGGTGGTAGATGAAGCCTACATAGATTTTGCTGCTGCCGATTCTTTTCTTCCACTTCTTGCCCAATATCCCAATTTGGTAGTGCTGCAAACTTTCTCTAAGGCGTGGGGATTAGCCGCTTTGCGTTTGGGCATGGCGTATGCTTCTGCCGAATTGATTACTTTTTTAAATAAAATAAAGCCCCCTTACAACATCAATCTTCTGACCCAAAACGCCGTCAGCAAGGCATTAGACAAAGAAAATGAGGTGCGCCATTGTATTCAAATTTTGGTAGAGGAGCGAAAAAAATTAGAGAACTTTTTGTATCAAATCAAAAACCAAACAGGAGTAATTGCAGAAGTCTATCCTTCTGCTGCCAATTTTATTCTCTTCAAAACCAATCCCGATTACTTTTCAGCCGATACTTTGTACCAAAAACTCACCGAAAAGGGAATTGTGGTGCGCAATAGAAGTAGAGAGCCTCTCTGCCAAAACGCGCTTCGTTTGAGCGTAGGAAGTGTAGAGGAAAATAGGCTCTTTTGTCAGGTCTTGGAGCAACTTTCGCAATAAGGCGCGGAGTGTTAAAAATGGCAGCCGTTTGTAGGGACAAGGCAGTGCCTTGTCCGAATTTTGATAGAAACCCAAAAAATTAGACTAAAATTAGACTAAAATTAGGTTTAAGCTAAATTTTATTTTTTGAGAGTTCAAAAGCTACCGCGCCCATTTTTCGAAGTTTTCGTACTGTTCTTCGGAAGCCTCTTGCAGGGGCTGGACTTTGAAAAGTGGGAAAAAGCGGTCTTGCGTGGCTTCTAAGCGAGTACGCAGGAGTTCATTTTTTCGGAAAAAGGTTATTTCGCTGCGTCCTGCTTGTAGGGCAAATAGTTTTTCTACATTGTCGGGACTTACCTTTCTGCCGTTTATTGCCACAATTTCATCACCCCAAGCCAGCGATTCTTCGGCAGGCGACTGTGGTACAAGTTGTAAGACTTGGCAGGTGTTGTTTTGCCATTGCAAGCGCAAGCCGTACAAAGATTCAGCAAGAAGCGGATTGGGTTCTTCCTTCAAATCTTGTCCTATGTAGTGTAGGGCGGCTTTGAGGTCAGTTTTGAGGTCGGTTTTGCCATAAATGCAGGTTGCAAAATAGGCTTGCATCTCTTTTCCTGCTACTTTTTCTACTAATTTTTGATAATCTTCTTCGGTATAGCCTCTGCCTTTTTTTCCAAACTTTTCCCATAAAAGTTGTAAGACGCTATCGAGGCTTTGCTCATTGTGGCTTGCCTTGCGAAGTGCGATGTCCAAAATAAAGGCAGCCACTGCACCTTCTACATAAATCGAGCTTTTGCGGTGCGGCACGCCCACTTCATAGCCATCTAACCACAAATCGTAAGAAGAATCGGCTACGGAAAGATTAAAACGCCCCCAATTTTCAAAATGACGCTTCAAAATGGTTTCAAAATCTTTGAAATACTGTTCCATGCTATACACGCCACTGCGTAGGAGCATCAAATCGCCGTAATAAGTCGTGATGCCTTCGGCAATAAAACCTGTGCGGAAATAGTTTTCTTTTGTCAAATCGTAAGGCATCATTTCTTTGGGTCTGATGCGCATGATGTTCCAAAGGTGGAAAAGTTCGTGCGAGGAAACGCCCAAAAAGTCGTTGTAGAGCTTTTCTTCCTGCATTTCATAGTCTGCACCCAAGACGATAACGGTAGAATCGGAATGTTCTACGCCATGGTAGAATTTATAGGGCAGAATTTGAAACAAAAAATGGTATTGTGAGCAGGGCATTTCGCCAAAAAGGGCGATTTGTTTTTCTGTAAAGGCTTGAAATTGTGCCACAACTTCGTCCCACTTGGGTTGCCATTCGCCTTGAATCCAGAGGTGGAAGATGCAGTCCGAATTTTTGGCTAAGTAGGTCTGATGTTGGAGGGTTGGGCTTGCGATAA
Above is a genomic segment from Hugenholtzia roseola DSM 9546 containing:
- a CDS encoding M1 family metallopeptidase, with translation MKKKIVRLFSALLLFSFAFELLKAQDYDFSQSSEILGKDNPQRSAYDVLFYDLNLRILPTERKIRGSNLIRYRLLAQVDSLQIDLSPLLEIDSILNQKGEKIAFTRYQTAVKIPLSHTTIGQQSWVQVFYQGSPLVAQNPPWQGGFSWEKDANGNDWIGVSCQGIGAQTWFPCKEVLTDKPDSVRLTFEVPTPLFCVANGNLQAQTELSDGFTRYQWATSYPINTYNITLNVGNYAHFSDYFKNQSGEKLDLDYYVLAYQEKIAKPHFKQVKEMLAIYEKLLGAYPFPKDGFALVETPYLGMEHQSAIAYGNGYQNNRYDFDYIIIHESGHEYFGNSLTATDIGEMWIHEAFTTYLEALFVEEKSGYAQALRYLAGQRVFIKNDAPIVAPLGLRYFSIASTDMYYKGSWFLHTLRHVVDDTPLWKQTLRDFYQTYKHRQVSTAEVIDFFVQKLEKKIAEKQKRANVKAIFEQYLYYAKPPIFQYCIEKVAQKADSISYRLHYRWQTDVPNFEMPLPVLMADQKPLFLDSVTNLWQHYDFSYDLKQATSLAKRNGQPDFFPEIAFFEDKFYILTQMTPLQGAEGEKEAKAVSEKSRDLPAIVPELDFSPKTDTTMSTTIRGKVTFQDLEGGFWGIISHEGKSYKPDQMPAELQKQGLEVEVEAEEIKGFSIFMWGTNIRIISYKIR
- a CDS encoding universal stress protein: MEIKKILVPTDFSEQADSALAAAVAIAKKEGAEITLLHVIDVPEAEYAQGGSNIDVFGSAGGGEEEIGVVPQMVQIMKYVREKMQGYKDQYADAKITEKVVFDRVHRHVYKFIEQNQTDLVVMGSVGASGLDEVVVGSNTQRVVRHAQAPVFVVKGNVETLNIKNIVLASDFSDDAAKGIDLLKKFQSVFGATLHLVSVITPNSFEPTPTTKMRMENFAKKHGLSNYTVNSFNFYTEEEGIMSFASDVQADLVGLGTHGRTGFSRFLMGSIAENVMNHSAVSVLTFKLK
- a CDS encoding peptide MFS transporter, producing MAQAKSNIGHPPGLYLLFFTEMWERFSYYGMRALLTLYLTKTAMEGGLGIEKENATLIYGYFTGFVYLTPIIGGWLADKYLGQRPAILIGGVLMMFGQFSLAATPSLGEWATWLGLLLIIIGNGFFKPNISTLVGGLYEQGDPRRDGAFTIFYMGINLGALLAPLICGYFAEDLFAVKDVDANGNSTIVKYAFEYGFLAAGIGMLLGQILFNILAPKYLGDLGKYPVETNKGSGKSDEKDSVVLSKEEKDRVAVILTLTTFTIFFWAGFEQAGSSLTLYTDSYIDRTVFGWTIPTAWFQSVNPLFIVLLGIPIASFWSYLAAKKKDLSIPVKMALGMVLLGIGFFFMVGAVLERGGDGTDPSQKAALIWLIATYFFHTVGELCLSPIGLSMVTRLAPLKYASMLMGVWFLAPFIAQIAGGYIASYVEKLGAFQIFIAIALFSILAGLILFAISRKLVEMMHGRG
- the hisC gene encoding histidinol-phosphate transaminase: MKKFDLSALIRPHLLALAPYSSARQDFKGVANVFLDANENPYSLPFELGIDEGYNRYPDPLQVALKKKIGKLKGIAPEHIFLGNGSDEPIDLLLRLFCQPQKDEIIITPPTYGMYAVSAAIQEVGIKKAYLKPDFSLDVAEIFRQVSPQTKLIFLCSPNNPTGNLLAKEDILQVLENFEGIVVVDEAYIDFAAADSFLPLLAQYPNLVVLQTFSKAWGLAALRLGMAYASAELITFLNKIKPPYNINLLTQNAVSKALDKENEVRHCIQILVEERKKLENFLYQIKNQTGVIAEVYPSAANFILFKTNPDYFSADTLYQKLTEKGIVVRNRSREPLCQNALRLSVGSVEENRLFCQVLEQLSQ
- a CDS encoding M61 family metallopeptidase, whose translation is MEYRISFRKPHLHVVDFELTISNLTEKKTYLQLPAWRPGRYTLQNFAKNIRRFEVFDKKENPLSFRKVSKDRWEIDTKDVQEIVVSYEYFANQLDAGGCYLDEKQLYLNFICCMLAVEGRENEAYYLDLLVPKSYQIACALPFKKGKLKAQDFFHLVDSPLIASPTLQHQTYLAKNSDCIFHLWIQGEWQPKWDEVVAQFQAFTEKQIALFGEMPCSQYHFLFQILPYKFYHGVEHSDSTVIVLGADYEMQEEKLYNDFLGVSSHELFHLWNIMRIRPKEMMPYDLTKENYFRTGFIAEGITTYYGDLMLLRSGVYSMEQYFKDFETILKRHFENWGRFNLSVADSSYDLWLDGYEVGVPHRKSSIYVEGAVAAFILDIALRKASHNEQSLDSVLQLLWEKFGKKGRGYTEEDYQKLVEKVAGKEMQAYFATCIYGKTDLKTDLKAALHYIGQDLKEEPNPLLAESLYGLRLQWQNNTCQVLQLVPQSPAEESLAWGDEIVAINGRKVSPDNVEKLFALQAGRSEITFFRKNELLRTRLEATQDRFFPLFKVQPLQEASEEQYENFEKWAR